The following are encoded in a window of Impatiens glandulifera chromosome 5, dImpGla2.1, whole genome shotgun sequence genomic DNA:
- the LOC124939350 gene encoding transcription factor bHLH92-like — protein sequence MEEFFQYDFTTPFFPAVRRSSSAFIPYNHRTNLPRLTDGSRINVNRRMVEFLRRTWSSPEPAPAEMEVRERGYKHMINERIRREKQKESYSNLLALLPHGTKNDKNTIVQVAAKEVVEMEKLRREMEDRNKELEERLANYKRSSMTSFSGDEVAGEEYKKIMLKVENLSSSSSGVNYILEVLRYLKNNGFKTKSIQSSFSNNQISALLHILISQDKDWKEAQAAIEAVQQTLIQVERG from the exons ATGGAAGAATTCTTCCAATATGATTTCACCACCCCATTTTTTCCGGCGGTCCGTAGAAGCAGCAGCGCTTTCATCCCCTATAATCACCGGACCAACTTACCAAGGCTCACCGACGGCAGCCGGATTAATGTGAATCGCAGAATGGTGGAGTTCTTGAGGAGGACATGGAGTTCGCCGGAGCCGGCGCCGGCGGAAATGGAGGTGAGAGAAAGGGGTTATAAGCATATGATTAATGAAAGgattaggagagagaaacaaaaGGAAAGCTATTCCAACCTTCTTGCTCTTTTACCCCATGGAACAAAG aatgATAAGAACACGATCGTACAAGTGGCGGCGAAAGAGGTTGTGGAGATGGAGAAGCTTCGGCGGGAGATGGAAGATCGAAACAAAGAGTTGGAGGAGCGTTTGGCTAATTATAAGAGATCGTCGATGACGTCATTTTCAGGGGATGAAGTCGCCGGAGAAGAATATAAGAAGATTATGTTGAAAGTGGAGaatctttcttcatcttcttcaggtgttaattatatattggaAGTGCTTAGATATTTAAAGAACAATGGATTCAAGACTAAATCTATTCAATCCAGTTTCTCTAACAATCAGATTTCAGCTCTTCTTCATATCCTAATTTCACAG GACAAGGATTGGAAAGAAGCACAAGCAGCAATAGAGGCTGTACAGCAGACATTGATTCAAGTTGAAAGaggataa
- the LOC124938244 gene encoding 40S ribosomal protein S15-like: MADVDADVAAGIPKKRTFKKFSYRGVDLDALLDMSTDELVKHFNARQRRRFQRGLKRKPMALIKKLRKAKREAAAGEKPDLVKTHLRNMIIVPEMIGSVIGVYNGKTFNQIEIKPEMIGHYLAEFSISYKPVKHGRPGIGATHSSRFIPLK; this comes from the exons ATG GCGGATGTTGATGCTGATGTCGCTGCGGGAATCCCTAAGAAGAGAACGTTTAAGAAGTTCAGTTATCGAGGAGTTGATTTGGATGCTCTTCTTGACATGTCAACTGATGAGCTTGTTAAGCATTTCAATGCCCGTCAACGAAGAAG GTTTCAGAGAGGTTTGAAGAGGAAGCCAATGGCTTTGATTAAGAAGCTTCGCAAAGCG AAACGTGAGGCTGCAGCTGGTGAGAAGCCTGATCTTGTGAAGACCCATCTGAGAAACATGATCATTGTACCCGAGATGATAGGAAGCGTCATTGGAGTTTACAATGGAAAGACATTCAACCAGATTGAGATCAAGCCTGAAATGATTGGCCATTACCTTGCTGAGTTCTCCATTTCATACAAGCCAGTTAAGCACGGTAGGCCTGGTATTGGTGCTACTCACTCTTCGAGGTTTATTCCTCTCAAGTGA